The following proteins are encoded in a genomic region of Sorangiineae bacterium MSr12523:
- a CDS encoding M12 family metallopeptidase: MTMFRSLRLAKASTAAFVQFALLGALGGTLAACSADSGTSKQLEGTEPMSFEEFVASTYKEPGESGLYIYDGDTTARTTEELREVYDKAFKSQQPLIVNRLPNRADVWDGERSNLRYCIGNGFGSNKSAVVNAMAQATGNWESYAHVHFVYASDQDGSCTSSNPNVIFDVNPTSAGQYLARAFFPSYPRVNRNVLVDDSAFSSGYPLYGIMMHELGHALGFRHEHTRPEAPARCFEDNSWFVLTPYDRASVMHYPQCNGTNNQLSFLSTSDAEGIAQVYESKRMARPIPPTACGIVSADHGLGSNNQGIRSCDGRFLFIMQSDGNLVLYQGNTALWASGTAGQPSYGAYMQGDGNLVIYSGLPRALWATNTAGNPGAYLQVQNDGNVVIYRSDNVPIWATNTAGH, from the coding sequence ATGACCATGTTTCGTTCGCTGCGTTTGGCAAAAGCATCTACGGCTGCATTCGTTCAATTTGCGCTACTGGGAGCATTGGGAGGAACGCTGGCCGCGTGCAGCGCGGATAGCGGCACCTCGAAACAGCTCGAAGGGACGGAGCCCATGTCGTTCGAAGAGTTCGTCGCCAGTACCTACAAGGAACCTGGGGAATCGGGACTCTACATTTACGACGGCGACACGACGGCCCGAACGACGGAGGAGCTCCGCGAGGTTTACGACAAGGCATTCAAGAGCCAGCAACCTCTGATTGTCAATCGCCTCCCCAACCGTGCCGACGTGTGGGACGGAGAAAGAAGCAACCTTCGCTACTGCATCGGAAACGGCTTTGGGTCGAACAAATCCGCGGTCGTCAATGCCATGGCCCAAGCCACGGGGAATTGGGAATCCTACGCACACGTTCATTTCGTTTACGCATCGGATCAAGATGGCTCGTGCACCAGCAGCAATCCCAATGTCATCTTCGACGTGAACCCCACGTCAGCAGGACAATACCTTGCTCGAGCGTTCTTCCCGAGCTATCCACGCGTCAACCGCAACGTCCTCGTCGACGACTCTGCGTTTTCCTCCGGCTATCCGCTCTACGGCATCATGATGCACGAGCTTGGCCACGCGCTGGGCTTTCGACACGAGCACACGCGCCCGGAGGCACCTGCGCGCTGCTTCGAGGACAACTCATGGTTCGTGCTGACACCATACGATCGCGCGTCGGTCATGCACTATCCGCAGTGCAATGGCACGAACAATCAATTGTCGTTCTTGTCCACGAGCGATGCCGAGGGAATCGCGCAGGTCTACGAGAGCAAGCGGATGGCTCGCCCCATACCACCTACCGCCTGCGGCATCGTCTCGGCCGACCACGGTCTGGGGAGCAACAACCAAGGCATTCGCTCGTGCGATGGGCGCTTCTTGTTCATCATGCAGAGCGACGGAAATCTGGTGCTCTACCAAGGAAACACGGCGCTCTGGGCTTCGGGCACCGCCGGGCAGCCATCGTACGGGGCGTACATGCAGGGCGATGGGAATCTGGTCATCTATTCGGGATTACCCCGCGCCCTCTGGGCGACGAACACGGCCGGCAATCCTGGCGCATACTTGCAGGTTCAGAATGATGGCAACGTCGTCATTTACCG
- a CDS encoding LuxR C-terminal-related transcriptional regulator, whose amino-acid sequence MNERNLRARSPANAVDRALDVDLARAKLQQTDPEVSIELWDDLTHRERQTVAMAALGHSNKVIADELGLSVSAVSAYLARAARKLRVDSRVDLARLYRDTAPRPPSAADDRRPPPRADTAKHLPPKGLSASERAVLLGVLCGKTNAEIAQARRSSVRTVANQVASAFRKLGVSSRGELAARMFRESDASNPSAAK is encoded by the coding sequence ATGAACGAGCGCAATTTGCGGGCGCGATCGCCCGCCAATGCAGTAGACCGCGCGTTGGATGTCGACCTAGCGCGAGCCAAATTGCAGCAAACGGATCCCGAAGTCTCCATCGAGCTATGGGACGACTTGACGCATCGTGAGCGGCAAACCGTTGCCATGGCCGCTTTGGGCCATTCGAACAAGGTGATCGCCGATGAGCTGGGCCTCTCGGTGTCCGCGGTTTCGGCGTACCTCGCGCGCGCCGCGAGAAAGCTGCGGGTCGATTCGCGCGTGGACTTGGCGCGCCTGTACCGAGACACCGCGCCTCGGCCGCCTTCGGCCGCGGACGATCGACGGCCCCCGCCTCGGGCGGACACTGCGAAACATCTACCGCCGAAAGGACTCTCGGCCTCCGAACGCGCGGTGCTCCTCGGAGTGCTCTGCGGAAAGACGAACGCCGAGATCGCGCAGGCCCGTCGTAGCTCGGTTCGCACCGTGGCCAATCAAGTCGCCAGCGCGTTTCGCAAACTCGGTGTGTCTTCCCGAGGGGAACTGGCCGCCCGCATGTTTCGGGAGTCGGACGCATCGAACCCCAGCGCAGCAAAATGA
- a CDS encoding LuxR C-terminal-related transcriptional regulator: MDAAGDATARASREALQQAACLLDRARGKLRRTDPETALALWGAMVSGRWTLVEQFDHDGKRFMVAYRNDVASPSATFCNLGQRERQVATLAAMGHSNKLIAYELGLSVSAVSAYLTRAAKKLGVDSRVALVRLHRDSLFPLT, translated from the coding sequence ATGGACGCCGCCGGGGACGCGACGGCGCGTGCATCGCGCGAAGCGCTGCAGCAGGCGGCGTGCCTGCTTGACCGAGCACGAGGAAAGTTGCGGCGTACCGATCCGGAAACCGCCCTTGCGCTTTGGGGAGCGATGGTGTCGGGGCGATGGACGCTCGTGGAGCAATTCGATCACGATGGCAAGCGATTCATGGTTGCGTATCGCAACGATGTTGCGTCTCCGTCTGCAACGTTTTGCAACCTTGGTCAACGCGAGCGTCAAGTCGCAACGCTTGCTGCCATGGGGCATTCGAACAAGCTAATTGCTTATGAGCTAGGGCTCTCGGTGTCCGCTGTTTCTGCCTACTTGACGCGGGCTGCCAAGAAGTTGGGCGTCGATTCGCGGGTTGCTTTGGTGCGCCTGCATCGAGATAGCCTGTTCCCGCTAACTTAG
- a CDS encoding helix-turn-helix transcriptional regulator: MAGDIPKLAAPKALEAFMGTVGDVDVLVFRFPIENDRLPQGLSASERAVILGALAGKSNAEIARTRKSAARTVANQMASAFRKLGVSSRGELAARMLHGSSREMGGRP, encoded by the coding sequence ATGGCTGGTGATATTCCGAAGCTTGCGGCGCCCAAGGCGCTCGAGGCATTCATGGGGACGGTGGGGGACGTGGACGTGCTCGTCTTTCGTTTTCCCATCGAGAACGATCGGTTGCCGCAAGGTCTCTCGGCCTCCGAGCGCGCGGTGATTCTTGGGGCGCTCGCCGGCAAGAGCAACGCCGAGATCGCACGCACCCGCAAGAGCGCTGCTCGCACCGTCGCGAATCAAATGGCCAGCGCGTTTCGAAAACTCGGCGTGTCCTCCCGGGGGGAATTGGCCGCGCGGATGCTTCACGGCTCATCGCGAGAAATGGGGGGCCGGCCATGA
- a CDS encoding DMP19 family protein → MPQLDFAADARELVREQGHASVWDYMRAHPGVPTHELADRLGGPPAVVLEGLAVQEALARREMPELIRDLVLRDLHRDMRNQMRDRKNIFTGEIEKKIGHGEPFTFHHHFTMALRDPYRRIEREIWETFMRTPPPRDWNPTTPDDPLLGAVYDQAVAALSAEDQSLFERGEIRLDPGDAYRAAIGRYDVNIYDGPKPFLTDFAKVPPELGHVIAAHWCQSEVNNGGFFQFFSNSTGVLAPEAAAGFAAIGMPRAAEAVRKAMSVLGQSYPRRRWWRKFALARAGKRVAELEALSNELTNALREEGGGFESMADAYVRRA, encoded by the coding sequence ATGCCACAGCTCGACTTTGCCGCCGACGCACGCGAGCTCGTACGCGAGCAGGGTCATGCCTCGGTATGGGACTACATGCGCGCGCATCCAGGGGTGCCGACGCACGAGTTGGCGGACCGGCTCGGTGGCCCGCCCGCCGTCGTGCTCGAGGGGCTTGCCGTCCAGGAGGCGCTCGCGCGCCGCGAGATGCCGGAGCTGATCCGGGATTTGGTCCTGCGCGACCTACACCGCGACATGCGCAATCAAATGCGCGATCGCAAGAACATCTTCACCGGGGAAATCGAGAAGAAGATTGGCCACGGGGAACCCTTCACGTTCCACCACCACTTCACGATGGCGTTGCGTGATCCCTATCGAAGAATCGAAAGGGAGATATGGGAAACATTCATGCGCACTCCGCCTCCGCGCGATTGGAATCCAACCACGCCCGACGATCCTCTGCTGGGCGCGGTCTACGACCAAGCCGTGGCCGCGCTGTCGGCGGAGGATCAATCGCTCTTCGAGCGGGGGGAGATTCGGCTCGATCCAGGTGATGCATATCGTGCGGCCATTGGTCGCTATGACGTCAATATCTACGATGGGCCGAAACCATTTCTCACCGACTTCGCCAAAGTACCCCCGGAGCTAGGGCACGTGATCGCAGCCCATTGGTGCCAATCCGAGGTGAACAACGGCGGCTTCTTCCAATTTTTCTCCAACTCGACGGGCGTGCTGGCTCCCGAAGCCGCAGCCGGCTTCGCCGCCATCGGCATGCCGCGCGCCGCGGAGGCCGTGCGAAAGGCCATGAGCGTTTTGGGCCAGTCGTATCCACGCCGGCGTTGGTGGCGCAAGTTCGCACTTGCCCGGGCCGGCAAACGGGTGGCGGAGCTCGAGGCCCTCAGCAACGAGCTCACGAATGCGCTACGCGAAGAGGGCGGCGGGTTCGAATCGATGGCCGACGCCTACGTGCGTCGAGCTTGA
- a CDS encoding aspartate aminotransferase family protein, with product MSALADVAAARQAYIDANPLSRARYEAACKVMPGGNTRTVLFFEPFPLGIARGEGCRIWDADAHEYIDFLGEFTAGLFGHSHPAIARAVKDALDNGILLSGHNMVEARFAAAVCARFPSLEAVRFTNSGTEANVLALATAKVATGRSKVLVFDGAYHGSVLSFARGVLPINVPHAWVVGTYNDVAGTEALFDAHGDELAAVLVEPMLGAGGCVPAEHAFLEMLRARTQSCGALLIFDEVMTSRLAPGGLQSELGIRPDLTTLGKYVGGGMSFGAFGGRRDLMDLYDPRRPDALPHAGTFNNNVLTMNAGLAALEVLTPEIVRELNIRGDALRTRLNRLCTEARVPMLFTGLGSLLTVHFTSNPVRCGADVAAGNPALKELFFFDMLARGIYLARRGMVTLSLPIGNAECDALLVAVASFLEERRSLLIQLE from the coding sequence ATGTCCGCCCTTGCCGACGTCGCTGCCGCGCGCCAAGCCTACATCGATGCCAACCCGCTGAGCCGCGCGCGCTACGAGGCGGCGTGCAAGGTCATGCCGGGCGGCAACACGCGCACGGTGCTCTTCTTCGAGCCGTTTCCTCTGGGCATCGCGCGCGGTGAAGGCTGTCGCATCTGGGATGCCGATGCGCACGAGTACATCGATTTCCTCGGCGAGTTCACCGCGGGGCTGTTCGGGCATTCGCATCCAGCCATCGCGCGGGCCGTGAAAGACGCGCTGGACAACGGCATTCTCTTGTCCGGGCACAACATGGTCGAAGCGCGCTTCGCCGCGGCCGTGTGCGCGCGCTTTCCTTCGCTCGAGGCGGTGCGCTTCACCAACTCGGGCACCGAGGCGAACGTGCTCGCGCTGGCCACGGCCAAGGTGGCCACGGGCCGCAGCAAGGTGCTCGTCTTCGACGGCGCCTACCACGGCAGCGTGCTCTCGTTCGCGCGCGGCGTTCTGCCCATCAACGTGCCCCACGCGTGGGTCGTCGGCACCTACAACGACGTCGCAGGCACCGAGGCGCTGTTCGATGCCCACGGCGACGAGCTCGCGGCCGTCTTGGTCGAGCCGATGCTCGGCGCCGGCGGGTGCGTCCCCGCGGAGCATGCGTTTCTCGAGATGCTCCGCGCGCGAACTCAGAGCTGCGGGGCGCTGCTCATTTTCGACGAGGTGATGACCTCGCGCCTCGCGCCCGGCGGCCTGCAGAGCGAGCTCGGGATTCGCCCCGACCTGACGACCTTGGGCAAATACGTCGGCGGCGGCATGTCCTTCGGCGCCTTCGGCGGGCGGCGCGACCTCATGGACCTCTACGATCCACGCCGCCCGGACGCGCTTCCGCACGCGGGCACGTTCAACAACAACGTGCTCACCATGAACGCCGGCCTCGCCGCGCTCGAGGTCCTCACGCCCGAGATCGTGCGCGAGCTCAACATACGCGGCGATGCTTTGCGCACACGGCTGAACCGGCTTTGCACCGAGGCGCGCGTCCCGATGCTCTTCACCGGCCTGGGCTCGCTCCTCACCGTGCATTTCACCTCGAATCCGGTGCGGTGCGGCGCCGACGTGGCCGCTGGAAATCCCGCGCTGAAAGAGCTGTTCTTCTTCGACATGCTGGCCCGCGGCATCTACCTAGCCCGGCGCGGCATGGTGACCCTGTCCCTGCCCATCGGCAACGCGGAGTGTGACGCGCTGCTCGTTGCCGTGGCATCCTTCCTCGAGGAACGTCGTTCGTTGCTCATTCAGCTGGAGTAG